A section of the Polyangium spumosum genome encodes:
- a CDS encoding patatin-like phospholipase family protein, with translation MSSKSTKRRRKVALILSGGGARGAYEVGVMSYVLDNFARVRGAVPRIDILCGTSVGAINACFLAAHLGDATTGIRRLANLWTELDLPDVLGFGLRQAVSLPRVLFGGGKAAAGVFDVTPMAKLVEREIPWRAIARTLRRGHLGALSVSATEVGSGRTVIFMQTGPDGALPTTAPPRTLIRGAHIGPLHALASAAIPILFPPVRIGRELFMDGGVRQNTPIAPALRLGATHVFAIGLSRELGPSPTPEDEKPPGAAFLLGKILNAFLLDHIQTDLEVMTRLNHIIEDAENTYGPDFLPKVNASADRRGSMPYNRIHSLVVRPSEDIGRLAAEYVRRGNIHGGPAFARRMLTLVDVGEATEADLASYLLFDGAFARRLIDLGRADAEARRHDIADFFGSADEDDAPRHAENTTWTIPPPVE, from the coding sequence ATGAGTTCGAAGTCCACGAAGCGCAGGCGAAAGGTCGCGTTGATCCTGTCGGGCGGCGGCGCGCGCGGCGCGTACGAGGTCGGCGTCATGTCGTACGTGCTCGACAACTTCGCGCGCGTACGCGGCGCGGTGCCGCGCATCGACATCCTCTGCGGCACCTCGGTCGGCGCGATCAACGCGTGTTTCCTCGCGGCGCACCTCGGCGACGCGACGACCGGCATTCGCCGCCTCGCGAACCTCTGGACCGAGCTCGATCTGCCGGACGTGCTCGGCTTCGGCCTCCGCCAGGCCGTGAGCTTGCCGCGTGTCCTCTTCGGCGGCGGCAAGGCGGCGGCCGGCGTCTTCGACGTCACGCCGATGGCCAAGCTCGTCGAGCGCGAGATCCCGTGGCGCGCCATCGCGCGCACGCTCCGCCGCGGCCACCTCGGAGCGCTCAGCGTCTCGGCCACCGAGGTCGGTTCGGGCCGCACGGTCATCTTCATGCAGACCGGCCCCGACGGCGCGTTGCCCACGACCGCGCCGCCGCGCACGCTCATCCGCGGCGCTCACATCGGCCCGCTGCACGCGCTCGCCTCGGCGGCGATCCCCATCTTGTTCCCGCCGGTGCGTATCGGCCGCGAGCTCTTCATGGATGGCGGCGTCCGGCAGAACACGCCGATCGCGCCGGCGCTCCGGCTCGGCGCGACACACGTCTTCGCGATCGGCCTCTCGCGCGAGCTCGGCCCGAGCCCCACGCCCGAGGACGAGAAGCCGCCGGGCGCGGCCTTCTTGCTCGGCAAGATCCTGAACGCGTTCCTCCTCGATCACATCCAGACGGACCTCGAGGTGATGACGCGCTTGAACCACATCATCGAGGACGCGGAGAACACCTACGGTCCGGACTTCCTGCCGAAGGTGAACGCCAGCGCCGATCGTCGCGGCAGCATGCCGTACAACCGCATCCACTCGCTCGTCGTGCGCCCGAGCGAGGACATCGGCCGTCTCGCGGCCGAGTACGTGCGTCGCGGCAACATCCACGGCGGACCGGCCTTCGCGCGGCGCATGCTCACGCTCGTCGACGTCGGCGAGGCGACCGAAGCGGACCTCGCGAGTTACCTGCTCTTCGACGGCGCCTTCGCGCGCAGGCTCATCGATCTCGGCCGCGCCGACGCCGAGGCGCGCAGGCACGACATCGCGGACTTCTTCGGCAGCGCGGACGAGGACGACGCGCCTCGCCACGCCGAGAACACCACCTGGACGATCCCGCCTCCGGTCGAGTGA